The Aedes albopictus strain Foshan chromosome 2, AalbF5, whole genome shotgun sequence region ACGGACGGCTGATCCGCGACTAACAATCAACAAAGTCGCGAActttttcctatatgaatacacgggggtttggagtcaagctatcaaaacaacgcgggtcgttatagaggaggcggtagtgttcggctatttttcatcatggcgtcggggataacaaatttgaatttattttgtcttatgaccattgggcgcgcagtttattgataccaacTTTtttggcttacattatcacatgttaaaaatcaaatatgttcattttgtaatgctagaatatagacgttgACTAATAcattgtcatgaaaaaatagtcatatagggtaagatgggtcgcgggcaagatgggtcagtgccattttcgggcgcattacttatgttttgattatgttaataattttgttagatgaccagcatgaatatagggcacggtgtgccaaaaaccgttattaacaaataaaaatgtccacccaaatggcaccgggcattcgaaagatatactattctagtatctcctccgaaaatttgaaaatgttttattgagGGAAACTAAAGGTTttattgtttgaagattttcctctattttcataaaaTTAACTCATACATGGGaatattgtcatacggtgctcttaatatcataaacaaataataacactgctcaaccaaatttaaaaaaaaaagtccgtATTATAAGATGAGAAAAAAAgagaacagggttttggaaccctagaaatgtcatagtgaaagaattttcgaaaaatattggaacgggacttcacagttcaagaccgaagtttgaattgagaacttggggttttcaattgatatacgcattagggtttctagggttccaaacccctattatttttttctcatctcataacgcgaactattgtttttttttatctgtattaacgagatttttagccctaggctagttcatctcgggacccacgctttacttcccttccaaaggaagcactcacattttgcgagtttgtcgggagtgggattcgatcccaggtcctcggcgtgatagtcaagtgatctaaccatcacaccaggtccgctccactcgaactagtgttgaacggtgtaatgagttcaaaattttcaaaagaacaatattcaagcaacttctctgaaaatttgacaacatttcattgagtgGAATGTCAATTACCATGATGTGAGAATCTAATTAATATTCCACAGTTCTACCTGTTActtgaatacaaataaaaatgcggCACGCTCAcggcgttgattacataaactttctaagagtttgacaccgtttctttttttgttttgtttttaagcaaGGTATCTTGTCgatgaatttgaaaacgtttcatggtgaaacgagagttaaagtgaattaACTGCCCAAGGTTTTGGTATTCGTAGGAAGCTATGTAAATCATTggtataaagggtgagtcgttaattattgtgccaccctaccttcaactgattcgcaaattgtctacagttaacggaatgaaaccaaatttttacagtagtttagtatatgtatgtaattcaactttttggtataggttcaaatttgggATGCGTTTTAGtcaaattcacgacattttcaattaacgcccttcatgtggacatgttcaggctccacttgaaacaaataattgaagctctctggtttgtttatgtgcatcgtgcctggttttcacccagctccaagcttatgtttcactgacaaccgttcctgaagcctattgacgaacattaagatgatccgataatgcataatcattaattgttccaaggcgcgataccatgattttttgattttagcatgtgattgtacaacaccttttttagaactgttgactaaattggttctatatcgaccggaatatcactgataacttctcaattcattttatgtaaacaatagactataaggagaaactgtgcaaaatttggttgattttggtgaagtagaaaaaaagttacgttagtttgaaaatggcacaataattatcgactcaccctttaatgTTTTAAATATTGAAGCTTTTCAAGTATACCTAAATCaaatgctaatcgttttactaGTCATGTTACTAAGGTGTTTGCCgtgaattcagaaatatttcatttgaatgatcatcagtaacaacaattttaagcttgATTTCtatttcattggagatatgcatactatcgctttgCCTATAAACACGTTAGAGACACCagttttgtaacagtatcgcaaaaaatgtgatatataatcaaagttttagatgagttacaaaatatatattcagtgtgaggaatgattaacatgagaaattgaaataatattcaaTGAAGTTACTACCATTTCAATATACTTaatcatatcttatattttcaaaccactgtaatttgcgatcgtttcaatgaaatgttgccaaatttccagagaagttgtttgagtgttgtatctttggaatgatgtttgtgaaacttattaatatttgtttatgatttgaaaagccattgaaacatcctatgacaatattgccaaacatgagctaattctatgaaaatagaggaaaaccttcaaacagtaaaaacttttgtttctctcgatgaaacattttcaatttttctgaGGTGATGCTAAAATGAAATATCTTTCGAATAACGGGTGGCAATATGTATGTATATTTTTATTAGTTAATAGTGGTtccaggcacaccgtgcgcgcatatttactcatataagaaaattctatagaaatggctcaaaatcttcaaatcacaaaaactttagtttccctcgatgaaagattttcaaattttcagaggagatactagaatagtatatctttcgaatgccgggtgccatttgggtggacatttttatttgttaataacggtttttggcacaccgtgagggtatcgcgccacttgggcggtggcttctatattcatctgttttccactataactcaatcaattttgaaccaattgactagaaatgttgtacacgggtaggtactaaacctatctcaccacattccaaaagttgtgtcaattggttcaaatttgactgagttatagtggaaaacagacgaatatagaagccaccgtccaagtggcgcgattccctagatgtttacctgccactctgtacgaaaaatggatctagttttgtgtttttttcttaaagttacaggcaaattaagaaaaatggatcaagtctccccagtctcccttactgcagcgatagtgagctcgaatagatgttttgattatgttaataattttgttagatgaccagcatgaatatagggcatcgcgccacttgggcggtggcttctatattcatctgttttccactataactcaatcaattttgaaccaattgactagaaatgttgtacacgggtaggtactaaacctatctcaccacattccaaaagttgtgtcaattggttcaaatttgactgagttatagtggaaaacagacgaatatagaagccaccgcccaagtggcgcgattccctacaaaagtttggggcattgattggaaaattattcactctcattggaaataaaaaataaaatggtttttagccatttttcttgtgcgatacattccatataatctccatataaacggctgcGGGGCGAGATGGATCACCTTCaatttttgaacgtatttttggagcattcaaaagttatttattttttataacaagactatctcataaatgacttcaatcaagcggaatgaacgctcaaaattctggagcaacatttgaaaagggcatacaagcatcggtaaacaatgacttcacacgtcgctcctgagcccccctcagcttattcaataaaaaactaagaccgttatcagatagagcaaacatcgatctttcggataacggtgttcatttgcgtgggtgggatgctgttatgccctacggagcgttttagaaaaaagacacaagacctcttgggcccttttcaaatgttgctccagaattataacataaaattatgataatttttttagCGAAAACATAGATTTTCAAGTCGCcgtaggaccactcaaatcgtaaagttttttatattgcaaataaatttataaaatgtttactagtagctcttgtttactcagtatggatatggagcatatatgaatgcggaacaaatcttatattttgacgtttttcgttgagaaaatgtgaattacttaaaatgttacccatcttgccccacatttttttcacggcgcaaaatcgatcacgttttaaaactgcttgtttaacatcatattttgtatttcatttcattttcattttttcattttgcagcatttggtggggcaatgagagcgcaagtcagtccaaagccgatgataaggaggggtaatggctgaatagtctttgctgaccacataaacgccatgggataggaaaagggtattttggtgtgggattagggtgttaaACTTAACAATATCAATGcaattcagatgcaaaataattttaaggctcaatagtgaatcgcataccttccaaaacaaaaaaaaaacaaaatccacaaaatgccaagcatgtcatagaaagaaaaagcgcccgattgtttattttgtcaattatattcAACGGAAACTCCTCCCCtttccgactcgccagtcaccccggaaaaaatgtcccttcagttctggaaaatatattattcccaattaagcctttaatcgaattgtccgcgtggtcttgtagtacccctactaggtaagaaccagtcattgccatacatattaaatgctagacatgaccccatggatagcatttgcatatgtaaaagctttgctgatgtgacttttcttaggcaattctctcatctcaagtttttcttcaaaaccttgtcaaccTAAGGAAATTGAAGTTAATAatcaatacattacaaggttagaATTCACAtaaaatgagatcattcattcgcactacaacaccataggagataatatcacataggctgattacagtacaaatgcgaaaaatctcccttttccccctatccgcaacccggggacgcgccctgttggatttcgaaagcctcggagaatattacaaactttcaatggcattcccacacactaacccacattgcccattcagggatctgactgggcctattaccctccctcagtttgtaatattctcaccaacttggaattatattttcccggcacataaatgacttcgacaaatgttcgatatactatgcagcagcatgatcagtataactatatcagatgacttgaagatctgatttttacagaattgtgcCATTGattacatgcctgaaatcaaagcttcctggaagatataatccaagcccagggatcatattttgtatttaatgaactttttatctacTTGTAGCATAgctcgtattggtttgtattcgtccgctactctataatacactgccggtggaagcataattgtcacatgtgcatttttggcaatattgagattttgcagcccatgaccatgtatcatggtGTACTACCATATAGGGAAATataaataggtagtttgttccgaaaattgttgaaaaaatgcaacgccgatttgtcacattcttaaaagtggacgcataagtgtCACGTTTCATAGGAAAACCTATGACAttttaaaatcgctctaaaacaaaaattagtgctcaaattcaaaattggttgatgttagaacacgattcggcatttatgcttcatagttgagaccatttactttttcgaactttggacgcgattttctcgattgtcggtttttgcacatgtgacatttatgcgtccaccggcagtacacTAGTTatagagtagcggacgaatacaaaccaatacgatttgtatttacaaagttatggtgatccatccttaggtgacccatcttacccgccccaccctatgtgtgccatcagtaatctcacgatcCCATatacatcctattcgaaaacaagcgattacggtaccgattgattccgttctttttgttttcatgggtgctcacttctaacaaaaaatacaaaaaaaaaaagaaacaaaacaaacagcgcttcaatcctttgcttTTCGTAGGATGGAATTGGGagacacatgcttaataagggagccAATACCCTAGTCATCTACAAGAATTACAAAGATTAATAATTAGGAGCATGTCGACTGCTAGAATAAACAAGCATACCTAAATAATTGATTCCAGACCCActagtttttaaaactttcatcatTGAAACATTCATTACGTATTTGTTTGAAAACCATTTCATTGGATCGCTTGGATTTCACAAGATAAACAAAATAATCATCATAAAATTAAAATAAGGAAGGACCATGACTGCGactatacaataattttattgtaaaatttAATTGAATCCTAGACTAACTGTTGGATGCACTATTATTATAATTGTGTGCCGCTAAATGCTTCCGTAGGTAATCCTGCCTCGGATATCCCCTTCCGCACACGTTACAAATGTACGGTTTGATTCCGGTGTGCGCCATTATGTGCCGCTTCAAATCGCTCGAAAACGCATAACTTGCATCGCACAGGTGACACTTGAAAGGTTTCTCGCCGGTGTGCATCCGCATGTGGGACTTCAGACAGGACTTCCGCGCAAAAGTGGCCGAACACAGAGTGCATCCCAACGGACGGTAGTCCGTCACGTGCGTAATGTAATGGTCTTTCAGATTACCCTTCGTTTTGAAACCCTTGCCACAGGTTTCACACTTGAAGTGATCATCTTCGATGGCGTGCGATTTGACGtgcttccggaaggaatccttgattgCGAACGATTTCGAGCATATGGGACACACGAAGGGACGTTCTCCCTGATGGCACCGCTCATGGTCCGAGAGAGCGCATTTGTCTCTGAAAATTCTCCCACACTGCGAGCACTGGTATTGTTTGGTACGGTAAGGTTTCAACTTATGGTTCAACAGCGATCGCCGAGTTTTGTAGCGACGGTAGCAAGTGGGACAAGGATAATCATTGGCGTTGGAATCATCGGTGGGTTGGCTTTCAGGCAGATGCACTTCCTTGCAGTGCGATTTTAGGCTTTCTTCTGAATCGAACTGTTGATAGCATGCGCAGCATTTCGGTAACTGTTTCTTTCGATCATCGGCTTCCTTGATATGTAGTTTTTTGTGGCTAATATATTGATCCTCGGAGTGGAAGTCCTGTTCGCACTCATCGCATTCGAAAGGTTTATCTTCATACATTTCTCGCTGGTGGAATAGCAATGCTCGCTTTTTGGTGTATCGCTTGTAGCAGGCGTTACATTCATACGGACGAGCAGCAATTTTCTGTGGATCAGTTTGCCGGGAATCTAAATGCATTGTCGAATGTTGCTCTGCCTCTTCTAAGCTTTCAAAACGAATCTTACATTTGCAGCACCTTTTAGGAATTGATGCTACTTTCCGTCTAACGTACTTCCTGCGTTTGTGTTCCGATATGTCATTGCGATCGGTATCGGTTTGCATATCTGGCATTATAGATTTGTCTGCTACATCGTCCTTGTGATCATCACTCTTTTCCTTGTTATCAGCATCATCTTGGCCATCATCTTCTTCATCTGGCACAAAATCAGCATCTTCCTTGTCATCATCTTCCTCCGAAGTACTATCATCTTCTTCCTTTTTGAATGGATCATTATAATCAAAATCGATAGTACTTTCAATCTTCGCATTGACAAGTTCTTCACTTACTGGATATGTATAACCAGCTTCCCTAAAATAATATAAAATTAGCCATCCAGATTGATTAATTGCCACAGCGGATGTCACACCTCACTACTGATTTGTTCTCCTCTAGCTGGAGCCGGAATTTCGTGTCGGACTGCCTACATCGCTCCAGCAATTGATAGGCCACTATCAAGTCATCTTTGCACCTCACACAGCATTGAAACGGAAGTCCGTCGTGTtcgtgaaacttaaaaaaaatgcccATTATTATTATGTAGCAAGAAGCTTAAGCTACATGTCCTAACTTACTTCCAATATGACACACTTGCACAACATCTCCGCCAAGGTCGTCCCGTTTTCGGTCCAACTTAACGGAACCGTGTTGTCCGATGTATCGAAGCAAATACGACAGGGTTGTTTGCTAATTTCCAACAAAGCCATAACTTCATTCCAGCGTCCGATTTCTAGCTCCGCAACGATTTGTGTTGATGATGAGTTGTTATTATTTCTATACAGCGACAGAGTTTAT contains the following coding sequences:
- the LOC134287796 gene encoding zinc finger protein OZF-like translates to MALLEISKQPCRICFDTSDNTVPLSWTENGTTLAEMLCKCVILEFHEHDGLPFQCCVRCKDDLIVAYQLLERCRQSDTKFRLQLEENKSVVREAGYTYPVSEELVNAKIESTIDFDYNDPFKKEEDDSTSEEDDDKEDADFVPDEEDDGQDDADNKEKSDDHKDDVADKSIMPDMQTDTDRNDISEHKRRKYVRRKVASIPKRCCKCKIRFESLEEAEQHSTMHLDSRQTDPQKIAARPYECNACYKRYTKKRALLFHQREMYEDKPFECDECEQDFHSEDQYISHKKLHIKEADDRKKQLPKCCACYQQFDSEESLKSHCKEVHLPESQPTDDSNANDYPCPTCYRRYKTRRSLLNHKLKPYRTKQYQCSQCGRIFRDKCALSDHERCHQGERPFVCPICSKSFAIKDSFRKHVKSHAIEDDHFKCETCGKGFKTKGNLKDHYITHVTDYRPLGCTLCSATFARKSCLKSHMRMHTGEKPFKCHLCDASYAFSSDLKRHIMAHTGIKPYICNVCGRGYPRQDYLRKHLAAHNYNNSASNS